ACAATCAAGCGAAGATTTTATTCCACAGAGTCGATgatttaaacaataaaataacCATATAGCGACTTTTTGTTTTTGACGTTATGTGTTCCTTTTGATAGGATCAAATCATATCAATTTTTCCAAGCAATTCAATACGTAAAAATGGAAGATCAGCTGACAAACCGAAATATCCATTCCGCAGAACTCCATATTGATTCGAACATGGACTACAAAAATTGTTCAGCATAAACACGCTACTATATACCTGCTGCTACCATTGTCGCTGGTTCCCCAAATCGGGGTTTTCGTCCACATCAGCGCCGGCGACATTTACTTACACACGTTTCGTGTTATccagacatctatcaaacatcGTCCAAGTGTTGGAccgaaaaacagaaaaaggtTGCTTATTGCCGAGGTGTTTGCTGAATTGATATCTGATATTTTTCATCGTCGCTGATTGGCATGGTTTCTACTGCATTAACAATATATTTGATGGAActgtacacggaaaataaaaaaaaggtaaaatttacctttttgcgaggtgaattttttccacccctctttcgagataaattttacctttttttcattcacctagcaaaaaggtaaattttatcttttttcaattcacctagcaaaaaggtagattttaccattttctcattcacctagcaaaatagtaaataataccgttttctcattcactgatttaaaaggtaaatgcttgtttgtttgattaattaaatattaattattaataattaattattaataaattaataataattaatttaaaaaaaaaaacacaattcacgaaaaaattggtatttatttgaaataaatagggagttacctaatatttatttttgaaatatatcaccgtgttctttaaaaattgttgagacaagtcctttgttcgccaagcttgtcaggtccggcttgtccggaataatatctgaaggctgacgggaatacaacacgaagctctgtgggccgatctgaaacaaaagcaaagtataatgaagagaaccagcacaactaaatgaaatctaagaaaacacttaccattttgttccgattttcacatattgtgcaCGAAGCAGAACTTGTTCCTCAacggcaaaacagcttaacctcaataaacggattcgtcaaatagttacttttttttcaagatgatttgtaccgttttgttgagctcaatccaggtcaacttcacctcgctacgaggtaagttttaccttatttggatttacctttctttctaggtgaattatactttttgattcagctctattcaggtgaacttcacctcgctacgaggtgaaatttaccttttttggattcacattttttctcggtgaattgaaccttttttcattcttcgtttcaggtatattttacctcgctgtgaggtgagtttcacctcgaataggtagaagttacctttttggcttttgcgagcattcacctttgctgtctcggtaaattttacctttttattattttccgtgtagttaATAGTCGTATTTTATAATGAATAACATTGATCAATTCAAATAAGttcgttttaaagtttaaaacatGACCATTTCCTGACGAAATTTTACAATTACTATAAGCCCTTTCGGTATGTTATATGTCATCAGATTAGTTATAAACAAATATGGCAGCACTGAAATTTCGGCTTTTGAGGGTGAAGTGAACCCGGTGCGTGCACGACCGATGCGGTTTGCTGCTGTTGTAAACATGTGCTTGACTTGATGCTGGAAGCTCATAATCTATCTATTTCTTGACTAATTATTGAGAATTATCCAGCGAAAAGTGACCTGCCGTTAGAATTTATACTCCCCATTACAACTAAGTGAAAGCTACAAATCGGACAAATTGAAGAGGTAAgttagtatttttcaatttttgctcgGAACTTACTGCTGAGACTCACATTTCCTGGCAggtaaaaattacattttagttgcgacaattttattaattaacattattgaaaatattgtaagtAAATAATTAACTCTGCATTTGATAGTGCTCCAAAATCTGATAAAAGTTATTCTGTTTTAAAgaagtttaagaaaaatttactgCAACATAACCTAACGAGGTAATGTTTACATTTCCCAGGTACAGTAACATCTCGATATGCTTGTCAAATCAATTGTAATCCGTTGAATTCAAGACTGTTTGGtagattgatttttaataaaagataATTACACTAAATATATTCTCTAGAACAAGCCAATTTTTGTGGGTGAACGAAGGCTTATGGTACTGATTGTTTGTTGCAGGTACATTTTCACATCGACTATATaggtaaccaaaaaaaatgagCTTCCGTGGAGGTGGCCGTGGAGGTTTCGGAGGCGGTCGCGGAGGAGGAGGTGGTGGAGCTGGAGGCTTTCGTGGCGGACGAGGTGGAGGGGGTACGGTCTTTTATATCTTCTCATCCTACAAATTGATGATtgttgaacatttaaaaaaaaaatctttcaattttaacTTAGGCCGTGGAGGAGGTGGCGGACGTGGTGGCTTCAACAATCGAGGCAGCTTCGGAAACCGAGATGATGGCCCGAAGAATATTGTGCCCCTCGGATACTACGACTATCCGTGCCAAGAGGATCTAGTAGCCAAAGTAGAAATCGAAAATGTGCCCTTTTTCAATGCTCCCATCTATATGGAAGGCGAGAAACAAATCGGAAAAGTTGACGAAATATTCGGACATTTACGAGATTTCTACGTCTCTATTAAACTAATGGACAACATGAAAGCAGACGGGTTTCAACCAAAGCAGAAACTGTTCATTGATTCAGCCAAGTTGCTTCCGTTGGCTAGATTTTTGCCGGGCAACAACAAGAAGCCTGCCGGACGAGTAGGCAAGCCGGGTGGTGGACGCGGTGGAGGCCGAGGTGGTGGTGGTGGTCGAGGAGGAGGTGGATTCCGAGGGCGAGGAGGTGGTGGATTTGGAGGCGGGCGGGGTAGCTTCGGCGGAGGTGGACGAGGAGGTGGTGGTGGATTCCGGTAAGTTAAGCTTAAAGACCTCATTTTCTTCCGAAAGAAAGAGCCGTATTTTTGAAGTGTTGTTTTATAATTCATGAGTtggtaaatttaaactttaatatCTTATTTATTTGCAGAGGAAATCGAGGAGGTGGCGGCGGAGGAGGTAAACGTTGGTAGTTCTGTTTGccacaaaaatataattttttacaaaaaataataaaaccttaaaacgttcaataaaatttatattttttaagataGTCTCTAAGACATAATGATGCGTAAGATGAATACGTGTGAATAACAGAGAGATTATCAAAACGGTGTTATTCCAAATTGCTTCAtcttacttttgttttattaaattgaTTGATGACAAAATGCATTCCTTCTCTAATGGAAAACTGATATTGGAGAATAACCCCTATAAACCCCATCCTTTTCccttgtttgaaatatttttttaactgttgagtcgccgcgactattacggcccccttCTCTACTAACCTAGTGAAACAAATACCCTCGGCACAttgaaactttgtaaaagtaaaaggcctttaaaAAACTAgttgttaaaaaaagaaaatgcattCCAGTCATTACATGAATCCGCGATGTACACTGAATAAGTCCTAAGAAGGCTCTGTATTGGAGCTTTTGGAAGAACAAATTTCCTCCAGGAAAATTTCGTTAAACGTTAAGAAGGTAATCGGACctaaaattccaataaatttgATGTCCTTTGTCGTTATTTAAAAACACTATTCCCCCTTTTTGAAGTTTCCTGATAGAAACACAAACAACCTAAGTATTTGTCGAGAAGTCCTTCCAATGCGTATTACTGATTGGCTGATAACATTAACTTGTTTTCATGTGAAAAATTATGCTTATCCGATTTAATTACCTACACCAAAATAAGCAATATAATGTAtagttcccccatcggtagcaaggtcctgcctatgctGTGTGGCtgggccttcgaattgcttctcagggtTCCACGGCCGaaggttcgtcgagggaaggcatccaacctttcGAGACCTACACTGTAGATGTGTAACAATGGTTCACAATCCACTCCGCAATAatctcttcagattaaccccagatgcattgtCCACTAAACAATTTAAAGCTTATTCGAGAAAATTTACGCATAAAAAGTACAAGCTATCGCATAACCCCTTTGAAATCTCCCGAGAACGAGAAACACTATTTAAGCTTAACACAAAACGGCTGTGATATTTTCTACCAGCATGAAGAACCCGATAGTTAagagaaatgtttatatttaATCATCTTACGCGCCTTCAATATAACGAAAAATATggttcatgaaaataaaatattcatttataaAGATtgggtatattttttaaatcttgtagGTTTAGTTTCAATAATTTGTCTTATTGATAAGATTTCCGCAGAAAAGCTGAGAATATTGACAATAGAAAGACCGCTTATCCCTTTGTTGTTCATGCCATGAGATATAATGGATAATTTACAATCGGAAGTCAATGTAAAGAATTCGCTTACCTTACGAACCACAATTTATCGCCACGCGTTCCTTTAGTCATAATCTCCTTGATCAGCATCCATGTGAGGAACACGTGGAGTGGCCAAAGATTGATAATCATCCTTAAGCTGTGGAGTTCTGTCGTTCTCCTGTTGGGCCAAAACCGACGGTGGTCCCAAGTCATCCAGCGATAGCTGAGTATTGAACTGTTCGTTGCCAGTTCCAGCAATATTGTACAACGATTGCGATGGGTCATAAGCAACGGAAGTTCCGGCATCACCAGAGTACCCTGCATTGTGCTGTTGTTGATCGGTTCCTTCTCCCGGAACCGATTGTTGTTCTGTTTGGACTTCCGGCTGATTGTCCTGCCCTGAAGATTGGTTTTCGGTAACTGCTTCATCGGTTTCATCGTCACGGCGAACCAATCCTAGCATATCGAGCATGTTTCGCTTGACAGTATTTTCCTGGCAAGCTTCGACCGTTGGGTAGACACTCTTCCGATCGCAAGTTACCAAATGACGGGCCAGAGCGTTTCCATCCGAAGAAGAAAATCCACAAATGCAATGCATTTCCACATCCAATTGCGACACGGAATAGTCGGCAATCGAATTCGGATTGCATGATGTGGTATGACCAATCATCGATGTCAGGCAGGCCGTTTTATAAGTGCATTTGAGGCATTTCAATAAGccactgaaaaattaaaaacattttagaatCATGTCCAATGCtggcattttttaaatactcaCATAATATGATTATCTTCATCAAAGTCGCTGTCGCATTCGAGACATATTTTGCCGCATGACATATTGAGAACTAGGTTACCGTAGGATTCCAACGTTTTGAATGTCGTTAGTTCCTTTTGAACAACTGGCTTATGCTGAACGAAAGACAAAGATTATCAGTTCAATATCTAGGACATATCAGAAAACTCagtaaggcttacctttggctTCGGAATATTGGTCAATGTTTTAGTAATAGACTTGACACCGCTTTCCAGCTTGGTGATCACGTGTTCGAACAAGCCATGCATCTTCATTGGACCACGGGAAATAAAGGTCAGCGCACATTTGGCACATTTCTTAGCAATCGCCTTATTGAAATGAGCCTTCATGTGCTTCATAAAGTCGCTCACATTTTCGGCGATCGGTCCATCCCCGTTGCAAACTAAAGCCATCTTCAAGCAGAACGGGCACTGGATCAAACCGGATTGGTTGTGCTTTTTGTAGAAATGGTCTACAGTTAAATGGTGAGACGATGATTTGTAGTCGCAACCAGCACATTTGTAAGGCAGTTCCAGCTGAACGTGCAACTTTTGCATGTGAACTGCCAGCATATGGGTGTTTCCGAAACGTTGCTGTTGAAGGTTATTTAATAAATAACAGTAAGTTTAtgatgatggattttttttttgttattgaaagtttaaaattacctcGCAAATCAAGCAGTTGTAGGTGGAAGCAACCGAATTCTTCGTTTCCAGCGAATGAATCAATACGGTGTGGCGCTTAAGAGCTTCCTCGTTGGCCCAATTTTCCAAACAGTAGCGACACTGTACTTGACCGTCCGGAACCGGATTGGCGTGACGGAAGAGATGGTCTTGAAAATCTACGTTGTTCCGGAAGGTTGTCGGGCACTCAGGACAGGTGACATTAAAATCCGTCGGTTCGGCCCCTTCCTTAACTGCAGACGGCACCGGATCCGTCTGGCCA
This sequence is a window from Uranotaenia lowii strain MFRU-FL chromosome 3, ASM2978415v1, whole genome shotgun sequence. Protein-coding genes within it:
- the LOC129755630 gene encoding H/ACA ribonucleoprotein complex subunit 1-like, with translation MSFRGGGRGGFGGGRGGGGGGAGGFRGGRGGGGRGGGGGRGGFNNRGSFGNRDDGPKNIVPLGYYDYPCQEDLVAKVEIENVPFFNAPIYMEGEKQIGKVDEIFGHLRDFYVSIKLMDNMKADGFQPKQKLFIDSAKLLPLARFLPGNNKKPAGRVGKPGGGRGGGRGGGGGRGGGGFRGRGGGGFGGGRGSFGGGGRGGGGGFRGNRGGGGGGGKRW